In Nitrospira sp., one genomic interval encodes:
- the dnaN gene encoding DNA polymerase III subunit beta: MKVRIGREELLTGLQRVQGVVEKRNTMPILSNILLEAKHDGAEIVATDLEIGMRGLYKATVLEAGGVTISARKLYEIIKELPSGEIELTSGDNNWTTIQSGKSQFKVVGLPSSDYPALPSIEREGLTPLAGAGLLELIRKTLFAAGDNDARYILNGLLVTLTTTDKKTTLLRLVGTDGHRLAVAEREVGPAGAKQASQEIKAIIPKKAAHEMRRLLEEGDDGEPLIGFTKNLMIFRKSGLLLTSRLMEGNYPNYQQVVPKESGKRIVVDRVLLESALRRVSVLSKDKANAVKVSFAPGGMTLFSSNPDYGEATEELAARYEGETLNTGFNARYLLDALSVMDGQSVSLQMDTALSPCLIQEPESPGFRCVVMPIKI; the protein is encoded by the coding sequence ATGAAGGTACGCATCGGACGAGAGGAACTGTTGACCGGCCTGCAGCGGGTACAGGGCGTGGTCGAGAAACGCAACACCATGCCGATCCTCTCGAACATCCTGTTGGAAGCCAAACATGACGGGGCTGAGATCGTCGCCACGGACTTGGAGATCGGCATGCGCGGCCTGTACAAGGCGACGGTCCTAGAGGCCGGTGGTGTGACCATCTCTGCTCGCAAGTTGTACGAGATCATCAAAGAGCTCCCAAGCGGCGAGATCGAGCTGACCTCAGGGGACAATAACTGGACGACGATCCAGTCCGGCAAGAGCCAATTCAAAGTCGTGGGGCTTCCCAGCAGCGATTACCCCGCGTTGCCGTCCATCGAACGCGAAGGGCTCACCCCCTTGGCCGGGGCCGGGTTGCTGGAACTGATCCGCAAGACGCTCTTCGCCGCCGGAGACAACGATGCCCGCTATATCCTCAACGGCCTGCTCGTCACCTTGACCACGACCGACAAGAAGACCACGCTCCTGCGACTGGTCGGCACCGACGGCCACCGGTTGGCCGTGGCGGAGCGGGAGGTGGGACCGGCGGGGGCAAAACAGGCGTCGCAGGAGATCAAGGCGATCATCCCGAAGAAAGCTGCCCACGAGATGCGTCGGCTGTTGGAAGAGGGCGACGATGGCGAGCCGTTGATCGGGTTCACGAAAAACCTCATGATTTTCAGAAAGAGCGGCCTGCTCCTGACCTCGCGGCTGATGGAAGGGAACTACCCGAACTACCAGCAGGTGGTGCCGAAGGAGAGCGGCAAACGCATCGTGGTGGACCGCGTCCTCCTCGAAAGCGCCCTGCGCCGAGTATCGGTCCTGTCGAAAGACAAGGCCAATGCCGTGAAGGTCTCCTTTGCGCCGGGCGGCATGACGCTCTTCTCCAGCAATCCCGACTACGGTGAGGCGACGGAGGAACTCGCGGCGCGTTATGAAGGCGAGACGCTCAACACCGGCTTCAACGCCCGGTATCTCTTGGATGCGCTCAGCGTCATGGACGGGCAATCGGTGTCGTTGCAGATGGACACGGCGCTCAGCCCCTGTTTGATCCAGGAGCCCGAAAGCCCCGGATTCAGGTGCGTGGTGATGCCCATCAAAATTTAG
- the dnaA gene encoding chromosomal replication initiator protein DnaA: MWNDVLSYIQEKVPKQVFETWFTPVVLDRVEDATAYLAVPNKFFGDWLSEHYRELLAEAVSAAHGGDALDIAFVINRKGPSAPAQDVAGTDGGGRGVIPSRSKRGIQLNPKYTFQSFVVGAGNQFAHAACMAVAEQPAKAYNPLFLYGGVGLGKTHLLNAIGNYLAERSELRIAYLTTEQFTNEVINSIRYDKMIDLRKRYRNVDMLMIDDIQFLAGKERTQEEFFHTFNTLYEAHKQIVLSSDRFPKDMPDIEERLRSRFEWGLIADLQPPDVETRIAILRKKSEDEKIALPEDVIHFLATTMKNNIRELEGSLVRLGAYASLTGRTITLDMAKNVLRDLIGEKKKIVSIEDIQEVVGTKYHLKIGDLKSRRRSKTLVHPRQIAMYLCRELTDASFPEIGRQFGGKDHTTIMHACRQIAKAKESDQTLQSTLEGLKEQILRA; this comes from the coding sequence ATGTGGAATGATGTGTTGTCCTACATCCAAGAAAAGGTTCCGAAGCAGGTGTTCGAGACCTGGTTCACTCCGGTGGTACTCGACCGGGTCGAAGATGCGACCGCCTATCTGGCGGTGCCAAACAAGTTTTTCGGCGACTGGCTGAGTGAGCACTATCGCGAGCTCTTGGCGGAAGCAGTCTCGGCAGCCCACGGCGGTGATGCGCTGGATATCGCCTTTGTGATCAACCGGAAGGGTCCCTCCGCGCCTGCGCAGGATGTGGCCGGTACGGATGGGGGAGGACGCGGGGTCATCCCGTCGCGGTCGAAGCGCGGGATCCAGTTGAATCCGAAATATACCTTCCAAAGTTTCGTGGTCGGCGCGGGGAACCAGTTCGCCCATGCCGCCTGCATGGCCGTGGCGGAGCAGCCGGCCAAGGCCTACAATCCCCTCTTCCTCTACGGCGGCGTGGGCCTAGGGAAAACGCATCTGTTGAACGCCATCGGGAACTATCTGGCGGAGCGGAGCGAGCTGCGGATCGCCTATCTCACGACCGAACAGTTTACGAACGAGGTCATCAATTCGATCCGGTACGACAAGATGATCGACTTGCGGAAGCGCTACCGCAACGTCGACATGCTGATGATCGATGACATCCAATTTCTCGCCGGGAAGGAACGTACACAGGAAGAATTCTTTCATACGTTCAATACGCTCTATGAAGCGCACAAGCAGATCGTACTCTCGAGTGATCGGTTTCCGAAGGATATGCCGGATATCGAGGAGCGCCTGCGCTCACGCTTCGAGTGGGGGCTCATCGCCGATCTGCAGCCGCCCGACGTAGAGACGCGCATCGCGATCCTGCGCAAGAAGTCCGAAGACGAGAAGATTGCGTTGCCCGAGGACGTCATCCATTTCCTCGCCACCACGATGAAGAACAACATTCGGGAGCTGGAAGGTTCGCTGGTGCGGCTGGGCGCCTATGCGTCCTTGACCGGGCGAACGATCACCCTCGATATGGCGAAGAACGTGTTGCGCGACCTGATCGGCGAGAAGAAGAAGATCGTCTCGATCGAAGACATTCAAGAGGTCGTCGGCACGAAATACCATCTCAAGATCGGGGACCTGAAGTCTCGCCGACGCAGTAAGACGTTGGTCCACCCGCGGCAGATCGCCATGTATCTCTGTCGGGAGCTCACCGACGCCTCGTTCCCGGAGATCGGGCGCCAGTTCGGCGGGAAGGACCACACCACGATCATGCATGCCTGTCGGCAGATCGCCAAGGCGAAAGAATCCGACCAGACCCTGCAGTCGACGCTCGAGGGCCTGAAGGAACAGATTTTGAGGGCCTAG
- a CDS encoding DsrE family protein encodes MAAMKFGILLSTAPSHPSVETVANLASEALAKGIDLYVYFIDEGVKNLRDPQYGELVGRGMKLFVCAYGCQQHGVPTEGLDRRISLCGLVVLSNIVNGCDRFLAFT; translated from the coding sequence ATGGCAGCCATGAAGTTCGGCATCCTCTTGTCCACAGCCCCTTCTCACCCTAGCGTCGAAACCGTGGCGAATCTCGCTTCTGAGGCCCTGGCCAAGGGCATCGACCTCTATGTCTACTTCATCGACGAGGGGGTCAAGAACCTGCGCGACCCCCAGTACGGCGAATTGGTGGGGCGAGGCATGAAACTGTTCGTCTGCGCTTATGGTTGCCAGCAACATGGGGTCCCGACTGAAGGGCTGGATCGTCGCATCTCCCTCTGCGGCCTCGTGGTGCTCTCGAATATCGTGAACGGCTGCGACCGCTTTCTCGCATTCACCTGA
- a CDS encoding histidine--tRNA ligase yields the protein MIKAIKGVKDLLPEETPRWRLIEETARRWALRYGFQEIRVPIFETTTLFARSIGATTDIVEKEMYTFPDRDGSSLTLRPEGTAGAVRAFIEHNRAADPRPQKFCYLGPMFRHERPQAGRLRQFHQFGVESFGMSDPRADVEVLSLLWRMLSDLSLPGLTLELNNLGSAEDRARYKPTLVTYLKGVEAQLCSNCRRRIDANPLRVLDCKVPECRTATDGAPRLVDALSPEARAHFDRVTSGLQALGIPFHLNHRLVRGLDYYCLTAFEVTCSHLGAQNAVGAGGRYDGLVEQLGGPAVPAVGFAVGLERIALMLPEESAIGATPRVYVAAFGTAAAAVGFTLLDELRRTGVPADMDFRAASLKAHLRQADRLRSLYAVILGDDEVAQGRVTIRNMQTKAQEEITLSEVSSTLQTRLLTP from the coding sequence ATGATCAAAGCCATCAAAGGCGTCAAGGACCTCTTGCCCGAGGAGACTCCTCGTTGGCGGCTGATCGAAGAGACAGCTCGCCGCTGGGCCTTACGTTATGGTTTTCAGGAAATCCGGGTGCCCATCTTCGAAACGACGACCCTCTTTGCGCGCAGCATCGGGGCCACGACGGACATCGTCGAGAAAGAAATGTATACCTTTCCCGATCGCGACGGCTCCTCGTTGACGTTGCGGCCGGAAGGCACGGCCGGCGCGGTCCGAGCCTTCATCGAACACAACCGTGCGGCGGATCCGCGACCACAAAAGTTTTGTTACCTCGGCCCGATGTTTCGCCATGAACGACCTCAAGCCGGGCGATTGCGCCAGTTTCATCAATTCGGCGTCGAATCGTTCGGCATGTCCGATCCGCGAGCCGATGTGGAGGTGCTCTCCCTCTTGTGGCGTATGCTCTCCGACTTGTCGCTTCCAGGGTTGACGCTCGAGCTCAATAACCTTGGCTCTGCCGAGGATCGGGCACGGTACAAACCGACGCTCGTGACCTATCTCAAGGGCGTCGAGGCTCAACTTTGCAGCAATTGCCGCCGGCGTATCGACGCGAACCCCTTGCGGGTGCTGGATTGCAAAGTTCCTGAATGCCGGACGGCCACGGACGGGGCGCCGCGCCTTGTCGATGCCCTCTCTCCGGAAGCGCGCGCCCACTTCGATCGCGTGACATCGGGATTACAGGCGCTGGGTATTCCGTTCCATCTCAACCATCGGCTCGTGCGCGGCTTGGACTATTATTGCCTGACGGCCTTCGAAGTGACCTGCTCGCATCTGGGGGCTCAAAACGCCGTGGGGGCCGGCGGCCGTTACGACGGGTTGGTCGAACAACTCGGTGGGCCGGCGGTGCCCGCCGTGGGGTTTGCGGTCGGCCTCGAGCGTATCGCGCTGATGTTGCCCGAAGAGTCGGCTATCGGGGCTACTCCCCGCGTCTATGTGGCCGCGTTCGGGACGGCGGCCGCCGCTGTCGGTTTCACCCTGTTGGACGAGTTGCGCCGCACCGGGGTTCCGGCAGACATGGATTTTCGCGCTGCATCCCTGAAGGCTCACCTCCGCCAAGCCGATCGCCTCAGATCCCTCTATGCCGTCATCCTAGGGGACGATGAGGTGGCACAGGGTCGTGTGACGATCCGGAACATGCAGACCAAAGCCCAGGAAGAGATCACACTTTCCGAGGTCTCTTCCACCCTCCAGACAAGGCTGCTCACGCCCTAA
- a CDS encoding FAD-dependent thymidylate synthase, whose translation MTTQGRRVLALAPMPPEKSAYALARYSRSPDSIENSLTWVHGHSSEKFWEQFYFDYGHASIADLGHVIICFEQISELAAIRLEDEPLWDGQAKSSRYQNFASNNWFVPDAIRGQDAEGSYLGILRSLGTVYRALHEPLCEFLTEREPRPDDMTPAAYQRAIAARAFDVTRYLLPLAAQTNVGQVVSIRTLEKQISRLLSSQLPELRMIGEELKEACQRKPVNLWGELSGQAAGLGEPLAPTLARHAKASPYQASVYSDLARYAKEALRNTGLDQPTNWGETKPVDLIETHHPLDEVVTTLLYRASQAPYRKILAVVQNWTDKDKQAAIEVALQRRGPYDELIKEFRSGYAFIFDVTMDIGGWRDMHRHRRCQQIQQNFTTALGFETPPMLAEAGLEREYQDAMMHVKADVEQLRKISQEAALYAIPFGFSVRCLFKMDFAEAEYIAKLRSGVKGHWSYRTIAWLMKQQLTERYPILGARMEATPPDVQDVLTR comes from the coding sequence ATGACCACACAAGGCCGCCGCGTACTCGCCCTGGCTCCGATGCCGCCGGAGAAATCCGCCTATGCGTTGGCGCGTTATAGCCGTTCTCCCGATAGCATCGAGAACAGCCTCACGTGGGTCCACGGCCATTCGTCGGAGAAATTTTGGGAGCAGTTTTATTTCGACTATGGACATGCCTCGATTGCGGACCTGGGGCACGTCATCATTTGCTTCGAACAGATTTCCGAATTGGCCGCGATCCGGTTGGAGGATGAGCCGCTGTGGGACGGGCAGGCCAAATCCAGTCGGTATCAGAACTTCGCCTCCAATAACTGGTTCGTCCCCGACGCCATTCGCGGGCAGGATGCGGAAGGGTCGTATCTCGGTATCCTCCGCAGCCTCGGGACGGTCTATCGAGCCCTGCATGAACCGCTCTGCGAATTCCTGACCGAGAGGGAACCTCGGCCGGACGACATGACACCGGCGGCCTACCAGCGGGCGATCGCCGCCCGAGCCTTTGATGTGACGCGCTACCTGCTGCCGCTCGCGGCCCAGACCAATGTCGGCCAAGTGGTGAGCATCCGCACCCTGGAGAAGCAGATCTCCCGTCTGTTGTCTTCGCAACTGCCCGAACTGCGGATGATCGGCGAAGAATTGAAGGAGGCCTGTCAGCGCAAGCCGGTCAACCTCTGGGGAGAACTCTCCGGGCAGGCGGCCGGATTGGGAGAACCCCTCGCGCCGACGTTGGCGCGCCATGCGAAAGCCAGTCCCTACCAAGCGTCGGTCTACAGCGACCTCGCGCGTTATGCGAAGGAGGCGCTACGGAACACGGGCCTCGACCAGCCGACGAACTGGGGTGAAACCAAACCGGTCGACTTGATCGAGACCCACCATCCGCTCGACGAGGTGGTGACCACGCTGCTCTACCGCGCCAGCCAAGCCCCCTATCGAAAAATCCTGGCCGTGGTGCAGAACTGGACCGACAAAGACAAGCAGGCCGCCATCGAAGTCGCCCTGCAGCGCCGCGGACCCTACGATGAGTTGATCAAGGAATTCCGGAGCGGGTACGCCTTCATCTTCGACGTCACCATGGATATCGGCGGATGGCGGGACATGCATCGTCACCGACGTTGCCAGCAGATCCAACAGAATTTCACGACCGCGTTGGGGTTCGAGACGCCGCCCATGCTTGCCGAGGCCGGTCTCGAACGCGAATACCAGGACGCCATGATGCATGTGAAGGCCGACGTCGAGCAGCTCCGGAAGATCAGTCAGGAAGCAGCGCTCTATGCCATTCCCTTCGGGTTCTCCGTACGTTGTCTCTTCAAGATGGACTTTGCCGAGGCCGAATACATTGCGAAGCTGCGATCCGGCGTGAAGGGACACTGGTCCTATCGCACCATCGCCTGGCTGATGAAACAACAACTCACTGAACGGTATCCGATCCTGGGCGCCCGCATGGAGGCGACGCCGCCCGATGTGCAGGATGTCCTTACCCGCTGA